One window of Camelina sativa cultivar DH55 chromosome 4, Cs, whole genome shotgun sequence genomic DNA carries:
- the LOC104781440 gene encoding AT-hook motif nuclear-localized protein 15, which translates to MANPWWVGNVAIGGVESPVTSSAPSLHHRNSNNNNTPTMTRSDPRLDHDFTSGSPNNTQTQSQEEQTSRDEQPAVDPGSGSGSTGRRPRGRPPGSKNKPKSPVVVTKESPNSLQSHVLEIATGADVAESLNAFARRRGRGVSVLSGSGLVTNVTLRQPAASGGVVSLRGQFEILSMCGAFLPTSGSPAAAAGLTIYLAGAQGQVVGGGVAGPLIASGPVIVIAATFCNATYERLPIEDEQQQQQQQQEQQLQLEDVKKQKVKEDDDNESGNDGNEGPMQPPMYNIPPNFMPNGHQMAQHDVFWGAATPRAPPSY; encoded by the coding sequence atggCGAATCCTTGGTGGGTTGGGAATGTTGCAATCGGTGGAGTTGAGAGTCCCGTGACTTCATCAGCTCCTTCTTTACACcacagaaacagtaacaacaacaacacaccgACTATGACCCGTTCGGATCCAAGATTGGACCATGACTTCACCAGTGGAAGCCCTAATAATACTCAGACTCAGAGCCAAGAAGAGCAGACCAGCCGTGACGAGCAACCGGCTGTTGATCCTGGATCTGGATCCGGTTCTACGGGTCGGCGTCCTAGAGGTAGACCTCCTGGTTCCAAGAACAAACCAAAGAGTCCGGTCGTTGTCACCAAAGAAAGCCCTAACTCTCTTCAGAGCCATGTTCTTGAGATCGCTACTGGCGCTGACGTGGCGGAAAGCTTAAACGCCTTTGCTCGTAGACGCGGCCGTGGTGTTTCTGTGCTGAGCGGTAGTGGTTTGGTCACTAATGTTACTCTGCGTCAGCCTGCTGCGTCTGGTGGAGTTGTGAGCTTGCGTGGTCAGTTTGAGATCTTGTCTATGTGTGGTGCTTTTCTTCCTACTTCTGGTTCTCCTGCTGCAGCCGCTGGTCTAACTATTTACTTAGCTGGAGCTCAAGGTCAAGTCGTGGGAGGAGGTGTTGCTGGCCCGCTTATCGCCTCTGGACCTGTTATTGTGATAGCTGCTACGTTTTGCAATGCCACTTACGAGAGGTTACCGATTGaagatgaacaacaacaacaacaacaacaacaagagcagCAACTACAGCTAGAAGATGTGAAGAAGCAGAAGGTGAAGGAGGATGATGATAACGAGAGTGGGAATGATGGAAACGAAGGACCGATGCAGCCTCCCATGTATAATATTCCTCCTAATTTTATGCCTAATGGTCACCAAATGGCTCAA
- the LOC104781441 gene encoding ultraviolet-B receptor UVR8-like produces the protein MNGEGAKLETGGGPSAAAAPKKEEEEDEQVVVVVAGKRLVYMWGYLPGASPQRSPLMSPVEVKIPPAVGSSWKDVSGGGCGFAMATAESGKLITWGSTDDLGQSYVTSGKHGETPEPFPLPPEVCVQKAQAGWAHCVAVTENQEVYTWGWRECIPTGRVFGQVEGDSCERNISFSAEQVSPSSQGKKSSGGTSSQSEARGGGETTKKRRISQAKQAAENSLQSDNNELSALPCLVSLAPGVRIVSVAAGGRHTLALSDIGQVWGWGYGGEGQLGLGSRVRLVSSPHPIPCIEPSSYGKGTVSGVNMSSEVQCGRVLGSYVKKIACGGRHSSVITDTGALLTFGWGLYGQCGQGSTDDELSPTCVSSLLGIRIEEVAAGLWHTICASSDGDVYSFGGNQFGQLGTGCDQAETLPKLLEAPNLEEVNVKTISCGARHTAVIADEGRVFCWGWNKYGQLGLGDVIDRNAPSEVRIKDCVPKNIACGWWHTLLLGQSSL, from the exons atgaatGGCGAGGGGGCAAAACTGGAGACTGGTGGAGGACCTAGCGCCGCCGCAGCACCaaagaaggaagaggaggaggacgagcaagtagtagtagtagtagctgGTAAAAGACTAGTGTACATGTGGGGTTACTTACCCGGAGCTTCTCCGCAACGTTCTCCTCTGATGTCACCCGTCGAAGTCAAGATCCCACCGGCAGTTGGAAGCTCTTGGAAAGATGTCTCCGGCGGTGGTTGCGGTTTCGCAATGGCTACTGCAG AGTCAGGGAAGCTGATTACATGGGGTTCGACTGATGATTTAGGTCAAAGCTATGTGACATCTGGGAAGCACGGG gAAACTCCAGAGccttttcctcttcctcctgAGGTTTGTGTACAGAAAGCTCAGGCTGGATGGGCTCATTGTGTTGCAGTCACAG AGAATCAAGAAGTTTATACATGGGGATGGAGGGAATGTATACCCACAGGGAGAGTGTTCGGTCAAGTAGAGGGAGATTCGTGTGAAAGAAACATATCGTTCTCTGCAGAGCAAG tgaGTCCAAGTTCTCAAGGGAAAAAGTCTAGTGGTGGAACGTCTTCTCAGAGTGAAGCTAGAGGTGGAGGGGAAACAACGAAGAAAAGGCGGATTTCACAAGCAAAGCAAGCTGCTGAGAATTCATTACAGTCTGATAACAACGAGCTCTCGGCATTGCCTTGTCTTGTATCGTTAGCGCCAGGTGTTAGGATTGTAAGTGTTGCTGCTGGTGGACGTCATACTCTAGCATTATCAG ATATTGGACAAGTTTGGGGTTGGGGTTATGGAGGAGAAGGACAGCTTGGATTGGGCTCCCGTGTACGCCTAGTCTCCTCTCCTCATCCTATTCCATGTATCGAGCCTTCTTCTTATGGAAAAGGCACCGTTTCTGGTGTAAACATGAGTTCAGAAGTGCAATGCGGTCGAGTTCTTGGaagttatgtaaaaaaaattgcatgtgGAGGGCGACACAGTTCTGTGATTACAG ATACTGGAGCGCTCCTTACATTTGGTTGGGGGCTTTATGGACAG TGTGGCCAAGGAAGTACAGATGATGAACTAAGTCCAACATGTGTGTCATCTTTGTTGGGAATCAGAATAGAAGAAGTGGCTGCAGGTCTATGGCACACGATATGCGCTTCATCTGATGGGGATGTGTATTCGTTTGGTGGAAATCAATTTGGACAGTTAGGTACTGGTTGTGATCAAGCTGAG ACTCTTCCAAAATTATTGGAGGCTCCAAATTTGGAAGAGGTAAACGTAAAAACCATCTCCTGCGGTGCTCGTCACACCGCTGTAATTGCAGATGAAGGGAGAGTATTCTGCTGGGGATGGAACAAATATGGGCAG TTGGGTCTAGGAGATGTGATTGACAGGAATGCTCCATCAGAGGTTAGAATCAAAGATTGTGTCCCCAAAAACATTGCATGCGGTTGGTGGCATACTCTGCTTCTAGGCCAGTCCTCTCTCTGA